The genomic region CCTGAATGATGCAGCTATCGATGGTCaatgtaacacgtcttttgactTGCCAAGGAAAGACAAGCAGCGAATGGAAGCCAATGATACAGGAGTAacttgcagtttgttcaggttttatgctgtgtgctgcttatcagtatctaagggttggaaatgaagcctttaaaacgtgaatctagtaagaaaggtatttatttaaatgtaactttgtaagTGACCACAAATgaatcaaaatacatatctaattggtaaatggttaagcattaaaattcaccgtGAAGAGtgccaaattaaaacaaaatagggAGGGAAgaccccctcccgcaccctccccggtTGCCCCCTCCTCCCCCCACCAGTAAAAAATTCCTGCGTACGGCCCTGAAGACAATGCGTGTATATAAAAAAACGTCGTGTCATGTGGTGTTTAAATGCTCTGTAAATTGTATTACCCAAAGTATAGATCTCGACGTTCTTTGCGCTACAAACTTCTTATTCAACGATCAAATAGAAAGGGTCATTGTCTTTCACAAGGGTCATGCAACATTGTAAATAAAGAATAATTATCGCACGATGTTAATCAGTACAAAGGATTTACATGAAATAcacaagaaatgtttatttgtaggCAGAATTTGGTaaaatatagtaaaatatatatttaaaaaaaaacactcaaatcCGAAATACTCTCATGAAATACAATTCTTTTCGAACTTTTTTTTAcacattgatataacactttatgcaACAACGGTACACAACGAGTTTGAGAACCAAAAACTATGCTTAcactttatttatataaatatatatatatatatatatatatatatatatatatatatatatatatatatatatatatatatattatatatatatatatatatatatactggatTTAGTTGTGAACCCAGTAATCTAACACCTGTTTTTGTAAACGCCACAGCAAAAACAACTgattaatgtaataaaatgataatgattTGATTTGTCGttctaaaaaatgcaaacaaggttacagtatactatatacatataataatatataattatattataatatatatttattttctttgctgtgtttttttctttatgtcAATGCTATGCATATTAAGTCGTCCACAAAGCATAAGCAGCGTAGTATGATTAACATTAGTTTAGAACACATAACATGCAAATTTgatatgtaacatatatttagAAAACAGACACATGCGCCATATCGGATGTCGCATACTAATCACGGAGATCAAGTCTCCTTATATCAGAATTAAAAGAGAATAATGTCCGAATTCGAGATCATAATTCCTGCTCGCGGAACTGTTGAGAAGCATACGTGTCGGATAATACAACCATGAGAAACCGACTGGAGAGTTAATGAAATCAGTTACCGGTAATGTTCTCGAGACTTTCTAATAAACGCTAGCCCGAGCAATCGTAATTTCTCTGTGATACAAAAAAATGCAGTTTCAAATGTCGCGACATTTAACGTTGCTTCAACCAGCCCAAGTGTACGGTAAGTGGATGAACAATCCAACGCTCTGCGACTTCTGCTTCGCAAGTATAGCAAGAGTTTTTGTCTTTGTCCTGGGATGACCATCTATCGATGAAGAATCAAAACCTGTAATCGTCAGACAGCATGTCGTACTGTTACACAATCGTTTTGCCCATGTTTTTGTCATGGCATAAGTAAACTAAAACAAATCTTATTATATACGGGTAAATTTGTTAGGGCATGCCATTTAACGGGGTCCGCACACGTGTGATGTCAATGCCGCTTTAACACAAACAAAGAAGTGTGAACTTGCAACATTTCACGTGTATTCAAACCATACGTAAATGttcgtaaataaaaattataccaAGGCAGATCACTTGTGTCCTCACAGTCACACTCTTTACACGCTTCAGACAAACGTTAAGTCGTATAAACAGTTACATTAAATAGTCAACCCGTGTTTTGTAGTTACATACACTAGTCGAGTTATGTACTTACAATATATAGTGAACTTACACGTCATTTTCAGGTTCTGTGGGTAGCTTGCCAGGGGCAGTTCCCTCCAGTTGTTTCGAATGGTCCGTCTAACGATGCCCGACCACCGGGGTACGTGTCTGTTTATGGTCCCCAGCTgcagcagcaacaaaaacaacaccagcAGCAACAAATAAAGCTGCAAGAACTGCAACAGCAGCAAAACATGTTGTATCGGCTGAGCGATAAGCGGGCTTTACAATCGGCATTTCCGGTTCCTCCGAGAAGAGTTCGCCGTCAGGTGACCACACACAACAGCAAAGTCCATAGAAAGGCACCCCAACATCAAGCAGATCAAAGCATTCAAAGTATGAGTCATACAAAGCCAGGATCTCAAACAAGAACACACACTTCAAGTCAGTCAAACCCTGGATCTCAATTCAGCACACACACTTTAAGTCAGTCAAACCCCGGACCTCAATTCAGCACACACACTTTAAGTCAGTCAAACCCTGGATCTCAATTCAGCACACACACTTTAACTCAGTCAAAGCCTGGCTCTCAATTCAGCACACACATTTTAAGTCAGTCACACCCTGGACCTCAATTCAGCACACATACTTTAAGTCAGTCAAACCCTGGATCTCAATTCAGCACACACACTTTAAGTCAGTCAAACCCTGGATCTCAATTCAGCACGCACACTTTAACTCAGTCAAACCATGGCGCAAGCTCTAATACACAACCTTTAAATCCTCACGTCGAATCAAGCATACATGCCTTACCTAACTCAAACCCTGGCGCCGTTCCAGCTACTAACTCTCGCAATCATTTAAACGCTGAGATTATGTCCGACATTGACCTTTTAGCTCAGTTCACCCACATTGTCAGGCCAGATACACCCGAGTTTACACACACTTCAGGTCGACCAAGCTCTCACACACTCACACAAACTCTGAACCGAATACAAATGAAAGGACAAACTGGTGGGTCTTTACTTTTGTCTGAACCTATCCAGAGAGCTTCCGCCGATCCATCCTTGTCTCGCAGTATGTCTAGTCCTGAATTACTGTCTAGACGAAACCATGGCAGCGAACGCATATCTCCAGCCCCTGCAAGAAATCAGGTTTCGCAACTTCTCAACGATCCTAACGCCGTTAATCAGCAGCATAACGAACTACACGCCACTCCAGTTCAAGGAACGAACGGTCGACCGCAGAGCGAACGAGTCATGGACGCTCCAGGTGGAATGCTCGGCACCAACCCAATCCCTGCTCAAGGTTTGGGCGCGATTTCTGGCCCCATACCACCAAATAGTATGCGTGATATTCTAGCCCAAATAAAACTGACATCTGATCACATTAATGCAACGCAGCAACCGCCTATGAGGGTAAATGTCATGGTCAGTAGAAATAATTCCCCACAGGGCACGAATGCGACCACAATGATGCCTAATCTATTTCCTGTGGAGCGGCAGCCAATGTTGCATGTCAGACCACCAAAACCATCTACAGTTCCTATGACACAAGCGCCGTTTGCCGCTGAACAATGGCCCGAAAAAATGCCGATCCTGCCAACTCATGCACCGCAAGCCAGGGCAGTTCTTCCAGAAGTCGGCGCCGCGCCATCGCTCACCCATGTTCCTTCAAACCATTTAAATATGCAGCAACAAATGCATCATTCGAACACAAGGCAGCCTGCAGATTTAACATCGAATATATGGTCCTTGTTTGGAAGAATCGAATCCTTATTAAATGAACTTAAGACCGCAGCATCTGACGCCAAGGTCACAAACGTTACCGGAATAGGAGCAATGCAGGTTCAAACACAGGCAGACCCAACAAAGGTTCAGTTTGCTGATCCTAAAGCATCTTTGAAACTGATTGAAACACGGTTGGAAGCTCTTGGTCTACCCTTTTTGTCCGACATGGCAGCTAAGTCATCATTCCAGTTACCGGATTCGACAAATGCCCCTACTAGTGCAACCTTGCCTTATACCAAAGCGAGCCCGTTTGTGATGCATGTAACCGAGTCGCCAAATGCACGCGAGCAACCAATTAAAGGACTCAGAGGAAGAACTATAAAACGACGTTTTAAAGGAAGTCCTCCAGGAAATGCACAGAGGAACCCACCGCAAGAACCATTGACAACAGTCACTGCCCAACCACCTGTGCGTCAACTTCCGGCCACAACCCCGCTACCAATTCGCCAACAAAACGCGTTCAGTCTAGTGGGCAATCCCTTCCACTCACTGCGTCTATGGAACCCTATTCCCGATGCACAGGCCGGCCAGCCCGTACAAGCCACGTGGGTCAGACCGACGCCGTCTGTCATGGTGACCACCACGAAACCTGTGCCGGAGATTCCTATACTACAAGGCCAAGTTCCAAACGCGATGTTCGTGCAAAACTGGTTCAATCCTATAGGTTTTGCAATAAACGAGATGTTGCCCATGATGGGGAAAACACCACCACCAGTTTCCGCTTCTAGTAATATTTATCGTGAATTACTGTTCCCATCTCAGTTTATGGGAATGAATGCACCACCTGGCCAAACTACCGGTGCAgaagaatattttttaatgcCAACCACTCCAGCTACTGCAAATCGACCAGCAGCTCAATCAGTCGAGTCCGCAAGGGCCGATTCACGAGTCAATGTAACAGGTAAACCCGTAATGAAACCAGCGTTACCGGCGTTGGACTCACTAACAGCGTTGGGACAAATATGGGAGCCAACCGTAGCTCCCCCGCCGCCACAGAGAACACTACGGTCAAGCGCCCCTGTAATTGAAAACCCCGTTATGGAACATGCACTGCCGGTCTGGGAATCAAACACCGTTCCCCCCGTGAGGCAACCGATGTGGGAACCAGCTGCAGCTGCTCCGCCTCATCAGGGATCCTCGGTTTCACACGTTCCTGTTCACGGACTTTCGGCAATGGAACCATCAATGTCTTCCTGGGAATCAAACACCGTCCCCCCCTTTAGGCGACCAATGATGAATCCAAACGTTACTCCGCCGCCTCAAAAGCGAGCCCCGGATGCCCGTGTCATTGGCATTCAGTCAACAAAAGCTTTAAACAACACCAATACTATAAACAATACTACGAATGTAGACAACAAACGCACTAGAACAATGAATATTACGCAAGAAAAGAAAGTGATGGGTCTCGCTGGCCAGACATTACAACCCGTTATTCAAAATGTACCGCATATCTGGGAGACAAAAACTGCTGCCCCCGTGATGCAACAAATATGGGAGCCAACTGCCGCTCCTCTTAATCCACAGGGATCCCCGGTATCCAATGTTCCTATAGACGGAAGGTCCGTTATGGAACCATCACTTCCTAACTGGGAATCAAACACATATCAACCCATGAGGCGACCAATGCTGACACCTACTGTCACTCCTTTGCCTCAAAAGCGAGGCCCGGATGCCCGTGCTCTTGACATTCAGGCAACTAAAGCTTTTAACAACACCAATACTGACAACAAAACTACAAATTTTGACAGCAAACGCAATAGAAACATCAGTATGACGTACGAAAAGCGAGTAATTGAGCCCGCTGGCCATCAACTCGGTCAACCAGCCGGTCAACCAGCCGGTCAACCACTCGGTCAACCAGCCGGACATTCACTCGACAAGCCACTCGTCCAACCGATCGGCCAACAATTCGGCCACCCAATGATCTTAAACATCATGAATCCCATCCACCCAGCGTTCCTGACACCTCCTCCTCCGCGCGCTCCCGCACTGGTGTTCCCGGAGATGAACTCGACAAAAATGGTGGAAATAATCCAGGTTCTCGAGGCGCTTAAGTCTCTGAAGCTCGCCATGGTGCCAGGAGTCACCACCCAGTCCCCAGCGCAGCTTCTTCATCCGCTGCTGGAATATTTCCAGGGGCAGCAGAAACCGGAAACGGACCCGAAATACCGTAAATGTAAGTACCAATTAATTAGCTTTGCGTATCTTTTGTGACGTTATCGCGGTTGTCATGCTTCATTCCCACGCGGAGAATACATTCTCTCGATAGAAATGTGTGTAAAACAATTTAACCGAAGTACGGTTAAACCCTACTATACACTAGGCAATTGATGATAATTAGAACTTTATtaagtaataaattaataattgtgttaaattaaaattgtcttGTTTCCATTTGGCAAATGTAACGAAGGGCACAATCGtgttaaatgggccttttcacgttttggtaaattgacaaaataaaaaaaagctgtttcagattcgcaattgtttt from Dreissena polymorpha isolate Duluth1 chromosome 5, UMN_Dpol_1.0, whole genome shotgun sequence harbors:
- the LOC127830951 gene encoding proline-rich protein 36-like, with the protein product MLYRLSDKRALQSAFPVPPRRVRRQVTTHNSKVHRKAPQHQADQSIQSMSHTKPGSQTRTHTSSQSNPGSQFSTHTLSQSNPGPQFSTHTLSQSNPGSQFSTHTLTQSKPGSQFSTHILSQSHPGPQFSTHTLSQSNPGSQFSTHTLSQSNPGSQFSTHTLTQSNHGASSNTQPLNPHVESSIHALPNSNPGAVPATNSRNHLNAEIMSDIDLLAQFTHIVRPDTPEFTHTSGRPSSHTLTQTLNRIQMKGQTGGSLLLSEPIQRASADPSLSRSMSSPELLSRRNHGSERISPAPARNQVSQLLNDPNAVNQQHNELHATPVQGTNGRPQSERVMDAPGGMLGTNPIPAQGLGAISGPIPPNSMRDILAQIKLTSDHINATQQPPMRVNVMVSRNNSPQGTNATTMMPNLFPVERQPMLHVRPPKPSTVPMTQAPFAAEQWPEKMPILPTHAPQARAVLPEVGAAPSLTHVPSNHLNMQQQMHHSNTRQPADLTSNIWSLFGRIESLLNELKTAASDAKVTNVTGIGAMQVQTQADPTKVQFADPKASLKLIETRLEALGLPFLSDMAAKSSFQLPDSTNAPTSATLPYTKASPFVMHVTESPNAREQPIKGLRGRTIKRRFKGSPPGNAQRNPPQEPLTTVTAQPPVRQLPATTPLPIRQQNAFSLVGNPFHSLRLWNPIPDAQAGQPVQATWVRPTPSVMVTTTKPVPEIPILQGQVPNAMFVQNWFNPIGFAINEMLPMMGKTPPPVSASSNIYRELLFPSQFMGMNAPPGQTTGAEEYFLMPTTPATANRPAAQSVESARADSRVNVTGKPVMKPALPALDSLTALGQIWEPTVAPPPPQRTLRSSAPVIENPVMEHALPVWESNTVPPVRQPMWEPAAAAPPHQGSSVSHVPVHGLSAMEPSMSSWESNTVPPFRRPMMNPNVTPPPQKRAPDARVIGIQSTKALNNTNTINNTTNVDNKRTRTMNITQEKKVMGLAGQTLQPVIQNVPHIWETKTAAPVMQQIWEPTAAPLNPQGSPVSNVPIDGRSVMEPSLPNWESNTYQPMRRPMLTPTVTPLPQKRGPDARALDIQATKAFNNTNTDNKTTNFDSKRNRNISMTYEKRVIEPAGHQLGQPAGQPAGQPLGQPAGHSLDKPLVQPIGQQFGHPMILNIMNPIHPAFLTPPPPRAPALVFPEMNSTKMVEIIQVLEALKSLKLAMVPGVTTQSPAQLLHPLLEYFQGQQKPETDPKYRKFVCRCFPLSEGCPADLKEEPLMAMCDSSHSMACCDE